From a single Pirellulaceae bacterium genomic region:
- a CDS encoding arylsulfatase gives MTTSKQPIPSDQGHCSSNEIYGRLMAGWLWFLSVGVITAGTSAATEFKPPPNVVLVMIDDMGYGDIGCHGSPFIATPSLDRLHSSSIRLTNFHAAPMCSPTRGQLLTGLDAMRNGSSIVASSRMLVRRDIPLLPQYLQAAGYATGIFGKWHLGENYPHRPQDRGFQRVLTFGLQEIGSIADYWCNDYFDPTLRTHTDQLQQFSGYCSDIFFEQAMSWMREQLSAERPFFCYIPLNVVHGPQWAPRHMRESIRPQFPQLTEGQIGYLAMLANVDLNMGRLEKFLQSTGSMEDTLVIFLSDNGGYALIDHYNAGMRGGKSRMTEGGHRVPCFVRWPAGGLGGDGQGRDFQGLTQVQDLLPTILELCAAQPLEECHFDGISLVQSLRFQGDAPERTLIVQYGLPEPFRMTCVLQGSWRLLSDIRGLAEGGPELYDLDRDPRQQNNLIDDYPEKAAELRAAYDRWWSEVEPLTRMRSRVVVGNPAQELVMLSSAEWRDGALSSLERVRKGDVKRKGIWDIEFDRNATYEFQLRRWPLESGLALGAAAPTWTPSDAQTPDHAGYESGAALPIASATLRLGDQAHRIPVELDQCAALVQLDCQAGPSQLQAYFEDAKGQLLSPVFYLSIRRIE, from the coding sequence ATGACGACTAGCAAGCAACCTATACCTTCCGACCAAGGGCACTGTAGTTCCAATGAAATCTACGGGCGGCTGATGGCGGGATGGCTATGGTTTTTGAGTGTTGGCGTAATTACGGCCGGTACATCTGCGGCCACTGAATTCAAACCGCCGCCGAATGTCGTTTTGGTGATGATCGACGATATGGGCTATGGCGATATTGGCTGCCATGGCAGCCCGTTTATCGCGACGCCCAGCCTGGATCGATTGCATTCCAGCTCGATACGACTGACCAACTTTCACGCCGCCCCCATGTGTTCTCCGACGCGCGGTCAGCTATTAACAGGCTTAGATGCGATGCGCAACGGCAGTAGCATCGTGGCCAGTTCGCGGATGTTGGTGCGTCGAGATATTCCCTTGCTGCCCCAGTATCTGCAGGCCGCAGGTTACGCCACAGGCATATTTGGCAAATGGCATTTAGGAGAAAACTATCCTCACCGTCCACAGGATCGTGGCTTTCAGCGGGTGCTTACTTTCGGATTGCAGGAAATCGGTTCCATAGCGGACTACTGGTGCAATGACTACTTTGATCCTACCTTGCGCACGCACACCGACCAGCTTCAACAGTTCTCTGGCTACTGCAGCGACATATTTTTCGAGCAAGCTATGTCATGGATGCGTGAGCAGTTGTCGGCGGAGCGTCCATTTTTTTGCTATATTCCGCTGAACGTAGTGCATGGCCCTCAATGGGCTCCCCGCCACATGCGCGAGTCAATTCGGCCTCAGTTCCCTCAGTTGACCGAAGGTCAAATCGGATACTTGGCGATGCTGGCCAACGTTGATCTGAACATGGGCCGTTTGGAAAAGTTTCTTCAGTCGACCGGCAGCATGGAAGACACCCTGGTCATCTTCTTGAGCGACAATGGTGGCTACGCACTGATTGATCACTACAACGCTGGGATGCGCGGCGGTAAATCGCGTATGACCGAAGGTGGGCATCGCGTTCCATGTTTCGTTCGCTGGCCAGCAGGCGGGTTAGGTGGCGACGGTCAAGGCCGAGATTTCCAAGGATTGACCCAGGTGCAAGACCTCTTGCCAACCATACTGGAACTTTGTGCTGCCCAGCCGCTTGAGGAATGTCACTTCGACGGTATCAGTTTGGTGCAGTCGCTGAGGTTCCAAGGCGATGCGCCTGAGCGGACGCTAATCGTGCAATATGGACTCCCAGAGCCGTTTCGTATGACCTGTGTCCTACAGGGTTCTTGGCGATTGCTCTCCGACATTCGCGGCTTGGCAGAAGGTGGGCCGGAATTGTACGACCTGGACCGAGATCCACGGCAACAGAACAACCTGATCGATGACTATCCGGAAAAAGCTGCTGAGCTGCGAGCCGCCTATGACCGGTGGTGGTCCGAGGTCGAGCCGCTGACACGCATGCGATCCCGAGTCGTTGTCGGCAATCCGGCTCAAGAGTTGGTAATGCTGAGCAGTGCCGAGTGGCGAGATGGAGCCCTTAGCAGCCTGGAGCGGGTGAGGAAAGGTGACGTCAAGCGGAAAGGAATCTGGGATATCGAATTCGATCGAAATGCAACCTACGAGTTCCAGTTGCGACGCTGGCCCCTGGAGTCTGGACTGGCGCTAGGCGCGGCCGCGCCTACGTGGACTCCCAGCGATGCGCAGACGCCTGATCATGCTGGATATGAATCTGGAGCGGCCCTGCCCATCGCATCGGCCACTTTGCGACTGGGCGACCAAGCCCACCGCATTCCGGTAGAACTGGATCAATGCGCAGCGCTCGTTCAACTGGACTGTCAAGCTGGACCGTCGCAACTGCAGGCCTACTTCGAGGATGCCAAAGGACAATTGCTTTCCCCCGTCTTCTACCTCAGCATCCGTCGCATCGAATAA
- a CDS encoding sulfatase-like hydrolase/transferase, translating into MTPARGDDAPPRPPNFVVIMADDLSASELGCYGHPTQRTPNLDRLAEHGVKFETAFACPVCHPTRFMIMTGQYGARNGVYNFAGSRGGPPEKHAGVDDIAKHLTFSKLLKDAGYTTAMVGKWQLSGRPPGLIRECGFDEYCCWAFGEYYSDDQRRLARQAGVQFRSRYWHPSIIRNGKWVPTTVDDYGPDIFAKFVVEFIQRNRQHPFLIYYPMALTHSPWVATPDSLRTENEKFDKDKRHFSANVEYADKIVGRIVDALRTHALQENTMVIFTGDNGSGRGGKSEPTERGARVPLIIDGPGIVKTRGSTMELSDLSDILPTLADFAGIDLPPQHPIDGVSLAPFLTGQTETTRPWIFSYQADRRILRTQRWLLEDNSPLRPGRLYDCGNYRDGQGYLEVTDSTDPQVTVARQFFDQLLANLPAPVLLADGPPNERKSGQDDD; encoded by the coding sequence ATGACTCCAGCGCGGGGCGATGACGCTCCGCCACGGCCACCGAACTTCGTTGTCATCATGGCCGATGATTTGAGTGCCAGCGAACTGGGCTGTTATGGCCATCCTACTCAGCGAACTCCCAATCTAGACCGACTTGCCGAGCACGGGGTTAAGTTCGAAACGGCCTTTGCCTGTCCAGTTTGCCATCCTACTCGTTTTATGATCATGACCGGACAGTACGGGGCTAGAAACGGAGTCTACAACTTTGCGGGAAGTCGCGGTGGACCTCCCGAGAAACATGCAGGTGTGGACGATATCGCTAAACATTTAACCTTTTCCAAACTCCTCAAAGATGCAGGCTACACTACGGCCATGGTCGGCAAGTGGCAGTTGTCTGGGCGACCGCCTGGATTGATTCGGGAGTGTGGATTCGACGAATATTGTTGCTGGGCATTTGGAGAATACTACAGCGACGATCAACGGCGATTGGCTCGACAAGCAGGCGTCCAGTTTCGGTCTCGGTATTGGCATCCCAGCATTATTCGAAACGGGAAATGGGTACCCACCACAGTCGATGACTACGGCCCCGACATATTTGCTAAGTTTGTGGTTGAATTCATCCAACGCAATCGACAGCATCCTTTCTTGATCTATTATCCAATGGCTCTCACACACAGTCCCTGGGTCGCCACACCAGACAGCCTTCGAACGGAGAACGAGAAATTCGACAAGGATAAACGGCATTTTTCCGCCAACGTCGAATACGCAGACAAAATAGTTGGGCGCATCGTAGACGCATTACGTACACATGCATTGCAGGAAAATACGATGGTCATCTTCACAGGAGACAATGGCTCGGGCCGAGGCGGCAAATCCGAGCCCACCGAACGTGGAGCGCGCGTGCCCTTAATTATTGATGGTCCAGGTATTGTAAAAACGCGAGGTTCGACGATGGAGTTGTCTGATCTTTCGGACATCTTGCCGACGCTGGCCGACTTTGCCGGAATAGACTTGCCGCCTCAGCATCCTATCGACGGAGTCTCACTGGCTCCGTTTCTGACTGGACAAACCGAAACGACACGGCCTTGGATATTCTCATATCAAGCCGACCGCAGAATTCTACGCACCCAGCGCTGGTTGCTTGAAGACAATTCACCGCTGCGTCCAGGTCGTCTGTATGACTGTGGCAACTACCGCGACGGTCAAGGATATCTAGAGGTAACCGACTCAACCGATCCCCAGGTAACTGTCGCTAGGCAATTCTTTGATCAATTGTTGGCCAATCTGCCCGCGCCTGTCTTGCTCGCGGATGGCCCACCCAACGAACGAAAAAGCGGCCAGGATGACGACTAG
- a CDS encoding serine/threonine protein kinase, with amino-acid sequence MANETEEFDADRNPLDRIAEEFSQRCRAGDNPQIEEFVARYPAHSATIARLFPAIAAIEQLQPQEPGLVKHPTPLNARPLERVGDYRIVQEIGRGGMGIVYEAYQETLGRKVAVKILARQALLNDKHLQRFHREARMAASLHHTNIVPVFGVGDCEGHHYYVMQLIEGVGLDEVLLDINRRLRTDARLLSSSLTHWGDARAKQISEVVSALKSGVFRRSNFLRSAAQSTEAASTAITSTRADSLNPPMLDLEFDIEQGTAFSLGTNYCRSVAQIGWQIASALDYAHRQKVLHRDIKPGNLLLDRHGAVWIADFGLAKALEDDDVSRTGDIVGTLRYMSPEQFRGAADHRSDIYSFGLTLYEMLTLSPALQDPRSAHLPVPTGQAWQIVPPTKLNSSIPRDLETIVLKACASEPGERYASAGALAQDLACFLEDRPIQARPATLVERLVKWCRRNPAVASLSGLTLLLLILVAVAASTGYIRTQAALAREFEQRQLVEAEKAKAESTLQILREALDRVFNRLAPNPMAQRKNSILAGAEGKDAAVLDQPVLSKESAALLADLLSCYDRLSQQDIDSPTLLVEAADASRRVGDIHLRLGAYDQAEQAYLSSIARYQQLAADAPVPATTTWQVARLHNDLGIVYRAWQRLEDAQKSFNTAQSMLTPVAREAAASDATRFELARTWYLLSKRRPGMPGRDSVGSRHAVPAVRPPSSLSRHSDSPAGDSEDQAENLNKAIDLLSALLVQAEEPDHPEYLYLMALCYRERARDFRSPDITQAIQLLEGLISRFPGVAEYKNELSDTYASIDMRRLRNAHLPEVIERLQQAVALAESLVNEHPNIPDYAHSLAHINHRLGTALLRSVNSESTEQSQSILSQSIVRYGSAVKLQAALVEQFPDALSYRLWLAKMQESMSDSLLRAQQYAEAQALVDSSIESLEQILRLSPDMLFVHRSLWEHYRQLAEILTQQGNAERASHFQSIAAEHLRRAEGSSTSSQNTNL; translated from the coding sequence ATGGCCAATGAAACGGAAGAATTTGACGCGGATCGCAATCCGCTGGATCGTATCGCGGAGGAGTTCAGCCAGCGGTGTCGGGCCGGTGACAACCCGCAGATTGAAGAATTTGTCGCCCGGTATCCGGCTCATAGTGCCACCATAGCGCGATTGTTCCCGGCCATCGCCGCTATCGAGCAGCTCCAGCCGCAAGAGCCTGGGCTGGTGAAACACCCCACACCGCTCAATGCGCGACCGCTTGAGCGTGTGGGCGACTATCGAATCGTGCAAGAAATTGGGCGCGGCGGTATGGGAATCGTCTACGAAGCCTATCAAGAAACGCTGGGGCGAAAGGTCGCTGTAAAAATACTGGCCCGACAGGCTCTGCTGAACGACAAACACTTGCAGCGTTTTCATCGTGAGGCTCGAATGGCTGCGAGTTTGCACCATACGAATATTGTGCCGGTGTTCGGTGTCGGTGACTGTGAGGGGCATCATTACTATGTGATGCAATTGATCGAAGGGGTGGGGCTGGACGAAGTATTGTTAGATATCAATCGACGACTAAGAACGGATGCCAGGCTATTAAGTAGCAGTTTGACACACTGGGGAGATGCTCGAGCCAAGCAAATCTCTGAAGTTGTGTCGGCCTTAAAAAGCGGAGTCTTCAGGCGTTCGAATTTTCTTCGTTCGGCAGCGCAATCAACTGAAGCGGCCTCTACCGCTATTACGTCAACGCGGGCCGACAGCCTTAACCCGCCTATGCTCGACCTGGAGTTTGACATTGAACAGGGAACAGCCTTCTCGCTCGGCACCAACTATTGTCGAAGTGTCGCGCAAATCGGTTGGCAGATCGCCAGTGCTCTGGACTATGCGCACCGTCAGAAAGTTCTGCATCGCGATATCAAACCCGGTAACCTCTTGTTAGATCGCCATGGGGCCGTGTGGATCGCTGATTTCGGGCTGGCAAAAGCGCTGGAAGATGACGATGTCAGTCGCACCGGAGATATTGTGGGTACACTGCGCTACATGTCGCCCGAGCAGTTTCGCGGTGCGGCCGACCATCGCTCGGATATTTACAGCTTTGGCTTGACTCTGTACGAGATGCTCACGCTGTCGCCGGCCCTGCAGGATCCTCGAAGTGCGCATTTGCCCGTTCCAACCGGGCAAGCGTGGCAGATCGTGCCACCCACCAAACTGAATTCCTCAATCCCCCGCGACCTGGAAACGATTGTGCTGAAGGCCTGTGCCAGTGAACCCGGGGAGCGATACGCTTCGGCAGGGGCCTTGGCACAAGATTTGGCTTGCTTCCTGGAAGATCGCCCCATTCAGGCGCGGCCCGCTACGCTTGTCGAGCGGCTGGTTAAATGGTGCCGCCGCAATCCAGCAGTTGCATCGTTATCGGGTCTGACACTGTTGCTGCTGATTCTGGTTGCTGTTGCCGCCAGTACGGGTTACATCCGCACCCAAGCTGCACTGGCTAGAGAATTCGAGCAGCGGCAGCTTGTTGAAGCGGAGAAAGCTAAGGCGGAATCGACCCTGCAAATATTGCGCGAAGCCCTGGATCGGGTTTTCAATCGACTGGCTCCTAATCCAATGGCGCAGCGCAAGAATTCGATCCTGGCCGGAGCCGAGGGGAAAGATGCGGCAGTGCTCGACCAGCCCGTGCTGTCCAAAGAGTCGGCTGCCTTGTTGGCAGACTTGTTGAGCTGCTATGATCGCCTGTCCCAGCAGGACATCGATAGTCCAACGCTCCTCGTGGAAGCGGCGGACGCTAGTCGTCGCGTTGGCGACATCCACTTGCGGCTGGGAGCATACGATCAAGCAGAGCAAGCGTACCTGAGCAGTATCGCTCGTTACCAGCAGCTGGCGGCTGACGCACCCGTGCCTGCAACTACCACCTGGCAAGTGGCACGCCTTCACAACGACCTGGGAATTGTCTATCGAGCCTGGCAAAGGTTGGAGGATGCCCAGAAATCTTTCAATACAGCACAGAGCATGTTGACCCCCGTCGCCAGAGAGGCAGCAGCATCGGATGCTACGCGATTCGAATTGGCACGCACCTGGTACCTGCTCTCCAAACGACGGCCAGGAATGCCAGGTCGAGATTCGGTCGGTAGTCGCCATGCGGTGCCTGCAGTTCGACCGCCATCGTCCTTGAGTCGACATTCTGATTCACCAGCAGGTGATTCCGAAGATCAAGCGGAGAATCTTAACAAAGCCATCGACTTGTTGTCAGCACTCTTAGTTCAGGCAGAAGAGCCTGATCATCCCGAGTATCTCTATCTCATGGCGCTGTGCTACAGAGAACGCGCTCGTGACTTCCGATCGCCAGATATCACGCAAGCCATCCAGCTACTGGAGGGGCTGATCAGCAGATTTCCCGGAGTGGCGGAATATAAGAATGAATTGAGCGACACATACGCCAGCATCGACATGCGTCGCTTGCGCAACGCTCATCTGCCAGAGGTGATCGAGCGTCTACAGCAGGCTGTGGCTCTGGCGGAGAGCCTTGTCAACGAACATCCCAACATTCCCGACTACGCACACTCACTAGCCCATATCAATCACCGGTTGGGTACCGCCCTGCTTCGATCAGTAAACAGTGAGTCCACGGAGCAGTCACAGAGTATCCTGAGCCAGTCGATAGTTCGATACGGTTCCGCTGTAAAATTGCAAGCAGCCCTGGTCGAACAGTTCCCCGACGCACTCTCCTATCGACTGTGGTTGGCAAAGATGCAGGAGTCGATGTCGGACAGTTTGCTACGGGCACAGCAGTACGCTGAAGCCCAGGCACTAGTTGACTCCTCCATTGAATCCCTAGAACAAATTCTCAGACTGTCACCGGACATGCTGTTTGTCCATCGATCACTCTGGGAGCACTATCGGCAACTTGCCGAAATATTGACTCAGCAGGGCAACGCAGAGCGTGCGTCGCATTTTCAATCCATTGCCGCCGAGCATCTTCGTCGAGCTGAGGGCTCTAGCACCTCAAGCCAAAACACGAATCTTTAA
- a CDS encoding sigma-70 family RNA polymerase sigma factor, which translates to MSQTQSPLAGLSNSDFDELDFLRRSGSAALAELFTKYQPQLQRMVSFRLDQRLYGRVDPTDVLQEAFVEISRRIHEFVTDPKTSFFVWARQITWQTLLTIHRLNLEVQKRDAGRELPLHWSAHSEATSVSLSSKLAGDATSPSQALMRDERAALLRQSLDAMDPIDREVLALRHFEHLTNNEVAEVLGIQKQAASNRYVRALERLRIIMIEVMPDGQ; encoded by the coding sequence ATGTCACAAACGCAATCGCCTTTGGCCGGTTTATCCAACTCAGACTTTGACGAGCTTGACTTCCTGCGGCGGTCAGGTTCGGCGGCCCTGGCCGAGCTATTCACCAAGTATCAACCGCAGCTTCAGCGTATGGTAAGTTTTCGACTGGACCAGCGACTTTACGGGCGTGTTGACCCCACTGATGTCTTGCAGGAAGCATTCGTAGAAATATCTCGCCGCATCCACGAATTTGTCACAGATCCCAAGACGTCTTTCTTTGTCTGGGCCAGGCAAATCACTTGGCAAACACTGCTAACGATTCATCGACTAAACTTGGAAGTTCAAAAACGAGACGCTGGGCGAGAATTGCCGCTGCATTGGTCGGCGCACTCCGAAGCCACTTCAGTGTCGTTGTCATCGAAGCTAGCAGGCGACGCAACCTCGCCCAGTCAGGCATTGATGCGCGACGAACGGGCTGCATTATTAAGGCAATCGCTCGATGCGATGGACCCCATTGACCGCGAAGTCTTGGCACTGAGGCATTTCGAACACTTAACGAACAACGAAGTCGCCGAAGTATTGGGTATACAAAAACAGGCCGCCAGCAATCGATATGTCCGAGCGCTCGAGCGGCTGCGAATCATCATGATCGAGGTGATGCCCGATGGCCAATGA
- a CDS encoding VOC family protein: MQGLPILTRHTATLLKSRRRFVRHLGTLGAVYCFPGWTRSAEVKPAHGVFRAVELNHLSLEFEMAHRAEEFYRQVLGMTSVSHGRGGTEKFMHFQQGFVNVLATNRNTMNHFCMSIEDFDGQAAFQLLSLAQTEPFRMGQRNLHCYDPDRLNVQVQEERHGWGRISSDTLTDADRGIFKTVRIHHISLNVTNLELSQGFYQEIFGLTGVSGNPDTTRRLLTVGPNAYLELHQADTPGMNHCCFAVESFDASNLPEALMTWADGKISQPEPGVVRIQDPGGHIVEITSPDHKMS; encoded by the coding sequence ATGCAAGGACTTCCAATCTTGACTCGACATACGGCTACGTTACTCAAGTCTCGCCGACGTTTTGTTCGCCACCTGGGTACGCTAGGCGCAGTGTACTGCTTTCCGGGCTGGACACGGTCGGCAGAAGTCAAGCCGGCCCACGGCGTCTTCCGCGCGGTGGAGCTGAATCATCTGTCGCTGGAGTTTGAGATGGCTCATCGAGCCGAAGAATTCTACCGCCAAGTCCTGGGCATGACGTCGGTGTCCCATGGCCGTGGTGGAACCGAAAAATTCATGCATTTTCAGCAGGGATTTGTCAATGTATTGGCGACGAATCGTAACACAATGAATCACTTTTGCATGAGCATTGAAGATTTCGACGGTCAGGCTGCGTTTCAGTTGCTGAGTCTGGCCCAGACAGAGCCGTTTCGGATGGGACAACGCAATCTGCACTGCTACGATCCGGATCGACTGAATGTGCAGGTACAGGAGGAACGTCATGGATGGGGGCGAATCAGCAGCGACACATTAACGGATGCTGATCGAGGCATATTCAAGACGGTGCGCATTCATCACATATCGTTGAACGTCACCAATCTCGAACTGTCCCAAGGATTCTATCAGGAGATATTTGGGCTTACCGGTGTCAGCGGCAATCCGGACACCACACGGCGGTTGTTGACCGTTGGTCCAAACGCCTATTTGGAACTTCACCAAGCTGATACGCCGGGAATGAACCACTGCTGTTTTGCCGTCGAGAGTTTTGATGCCTCCAATCTGCCAGAAGCCTTGATGACCTGGGCGGACGGCAAGATATCTCAGCCGGAACCCGGCGTAGTTCGCATCCAAGACCCGGGCGGCCACATTGTCGAAATCACGTCGCCTGATCATAAAATGTCGTAA
- a CDS encoding PQQ-binding-like beta-propeller repeat protein, translating to MLCRRSLLFLSPVLLAGVCLVVIFACKPRTARLRVILRPVPQPTVDLATGPAQSLMAPRSPQSPTWSRFRGDNGTGTSSEVNIPIQWSETENLQWKCKLPGAGSSSPILTEQYVFLTAYSGYGQSWATGELSALKRHVLCIDRTGGTIVWDKTYDATQQEDAFQGMGLPEHGYATNSCTTDGDKVFAFLGKSGVVAFDLDGHELWRVSVGTDSSNRHWGSAASLILYDDLVIVNGAEESQTLYGINKADGQVVWQAPAGSLELCYSTPAVCRVSDDRDDLVLAVAGEIWGINPKTGKLLWYALTPMAGNLSPSVIIDGTMAYAFGGRQPSGSVAVEVGGQGDVTQSHVRWTSQATSYVSTPVLVAGKFYWIDDRGIYCCLDASTGKQLVRTRGHDLGGGRPVYASPIAVNNTIYIQSRKAGVLVLDAKEELTIVAHNRIASDDSQFNATPAVDRGQLYLRSDDYLYCFRQNGSQL from the coding sequence ATGCTCTGCAGACGATCATTGCTGTTTCTATCGCCCGTTCTACTGGCAGGTGTTTGCCTAGTTGTGATTTTTGCCTGCAAGCCAAGAACCGCACGGCTCAGAGTGATCTTGCGTCCCGTGCCGCAACCTACCGTCGACTTGGCTACCGGACCGGCCCAGTCGTTAATGGCACCTAGATCACCCCAATCGCCCACATGGTCACGATTCCGAGGCGACAACGGAACCGGAACGAGCAGCGAAGTCAACATTCCAATTCAGTGGAGCGAGACTGAGAATCTTCAGTGGAAATGCAAATTGCCTGGAGCCGGTTCATCCAGCCCTATCCTCACAGAGCAATACGTATTTCTCACTGCCTATTCTGGCTACGGACAATCGTGGGCAACGGGCGAATTGAGCGCGCTCAAACGTCACGTGCTGTGTATCGATCGAACCGGAGGGACGATTGTTTGGGACAAGACCTATGACGCCACGCAGCAGGAAGATGCCTTTCAAGGCATGGGACTTCCTGAACATGGGTATGCGACCAATAGCTGTACCACCGACGGAGACAAAGTCTTTGCATTTCTTGGCAAGTCAGGCGTTGTGGCGTTTGATCTCGACGGCCACGAGCTATGGCGAGTGTCGGTAGGGACGGATTCAAGCAATCGCCACTGGGGTAGTGCCGCTAGCCTGATTCTCTACGATGATCTGGTCATCGTGAATGGTGCCGAGGAGAGTCAGACGCTCTATGGAATCAATAAGGCAGATGGACAGGTTGTATGGCAAGCTCCAGCAGGGTCATTGGAACTTTGTTATAGCACGCCAGCCGTTTGCCGTGTCAGCGATGACCGAGACGATCTGGTCCTGGCCGTGGCCGGAGAGATTTGGGGAATCAATCCGAAAACCGGCAAGCTGCTGTGGTACGCACTGACACCGATGGCCGGCAATCTATCGCCGAGTGTCATTATTGATGGCACCATGGCGTATGCTTTTGGTGGCCGACAACCCTCTGGGAGTGTAGCCGTCGAAGTTGGGGGCCAAGGAGACGTCACCCAGTCGCATGTTCGCTGGACTAGTCAGGCTACATCGTATGTATCAACGCCCGTGCTGGTCGCCGGAAAGTTCTACTGGATCGATGACCGCGGAATCTATTGTTGCCTGGATGCCTCGACCGGAAAGCAGCTTGTTCGAACACGTGGTCACGACCTGGGCGGTGGACGACCAGTGTATGCTTCTCCTATTGCCGTCAACAACACGATTTACATCCAATCGCGAAAGGCTGGGGTTCTGGTCTTAGACGCCAAAGAGGAGCTGACCATCGTGGCCCATAATCGCATCGCATCTGACGACAGTCAATTCAACGCAACGCCAGCCGTGGATCGAGGACAACTCTATTTGCGATCCGATGATTACTTGTATTGCTTCCGGCAAAATGGCTCGCAATTGTAA
- a CDS encoding PQQ-binding-like beta-propeller repeat protein: MSATPREQQTAERLVSKAMAVPWLERGEDWRVFLGPQGNGHSRETGVEASLWQPHPPIVWSIPLGTSYGGPAVVGQRLYQFDRYGDQERLTCYDVMTAGALWHWQRPVRYDDAYGYNNGPRCSPIVDGELIFLYGVAGDLYCIDAQSHELLWNRNTIRDYRVVPNFFGVGSNPVVHGDKLLVMIGGSPQRSLQLPMEQLRQVEPDGSAIVAFDKRTGKELYRVGDDLSSYASLTVQTVAGQATGLAFLRGGLLAFDPDTGQKRFEFPWRADMLESVNAAVPVTDGRRVLVSESYEIGSVLLDAVQQPWTVAWQDAGPRNRCRFRAHWATPVLIDGYLYGCNGRNPQDSDFRCIRWEDGQIMWADRRHERCSVLAVDGYLVVFGEHGRLDLVRPNSEKLDTLATCDLSTLKGPDGQPLLEYPCWAAPVLSHGLLYLRGNNRLVCLQLIAQ; encoded by the coding sequence ATGTCTGCCACTCCACGCGAGCAGCAGACTGCTGAGCGTTTGGTTTCGAAGGCGATGGCGGTACCTTGGCTAGAACGCGGCGAAGATTGGCGCGTATTCCTTGGTCCACAAGGCAATGGTCACTCGCGCGAGACGGGTGTTGAAGCCAGCTTGTGGCAACCACATCCGCCCATTGTTTGGTCAATTCCCTTGGGCACCAGCTATGGCGGTCCGGCGGTCGTCGGTCAGCGGCTGTACCAATTCGATCGCTACGGCGACCAAGAACGATTGACCTGCTACGATGTGATGACGGCCGGTGCGTTGTGGCACTGGCAACGTCCCGTGCGCTACGACGACGCTTACGGTTACAACAACGGTCCGCGCTGTTCGCCGATCGTCGATGGCGAGTTGATATTTTTGTATGGCGTGGCCGGCGACCTGTATTGTATTGATGCTCAGTCGCACGAACTGCTATGGAACCGCAATACCATTCGCGACTATCGTGTCGTCCCCAATTTTTTTGGAGTTGGCAGCAATCCGGTTGTCCACGGCGACAAGTTGTTGGTGATGATCGGTGGCAGTCCTCAACGGTCGCTGCAGTTGCCGATGGAGCAATTGCGGCAGGTAGAACCCGACGGTTCGGCCATCGTGGCATTTGATAAACGGACCGGTAAAGAACTGTATCGAGTCGGTGATGATTTATCCAGTTACGCATCGCTGACGGTGCAAACGGTAGCTGGCCAAGCCACTGGCTTGGCCTTTTTGCGCGGCGGCCTGCTGGCATTTGATCCAGACACTGGGCAGAAGCGATTCGAGTTTCCATGGCGTGCGGACATGTTGGAGAGCGTCAACGCGGCGGTACCTGTGACCGATGGCCGGCGCGTGTTAGTCTCCGAGTCCTACGAAATCGGCAGCGTGTTGTTAGACGCAGTTCAACAGCCTTGGACCGTTGCATGGCAAGATGCAGGCCCGCGCAATCGTTGTCGCTTTCGGGCCCACTGGGCCACACCGGTGTTGATCGACGGTTATCTGTACGGTTGCAACGGCCGCAATCCGCAAGACAGCGACTTCCGTTGCATTCGATGGGAAGACGGACAAATCATGTGGGCCGACCGTCGTCATGAGCGCTGCAGTGTGCTGGCCGTCGATGGCTACCTGGTCGTGTTCGGCGAGCACGGACGATTAGACCTAGTGCGCCCGAATTCTGAAAAGCTCGACACACTGGCCACTTGCGATTTATCGACATTGAAGGGGCCCGACGGCCAGCCTCTGTTAGAATATCCCTGTTGGGCCGCTCCCGTTTTGTCGCATGGACTGCTCTACCTCCGTGGCAACAACCGGTTGGTCTGTCTGCAATTGATCGCTCAATAA